A stretch of Castanea sativa cultivar Marrone di Chiusa Pesio chromosome 2, ASM4071231v1 DNA encodes these proteins:
- the LOC142623178 gene encoding U-box domain-containing protein 27: MVRDDLYITVPSFFRCPISLDVMKSPVSLCTGVTYDRSSIQRWLDNGNNTCPATMQVLDSKEVVPNRTLQRLIEIWSDSVRNGRVDSTEPRPSVPSLDQVKDLIKDLSSQTENDSSLESLSKILCFARESEENRKSLARMDGFIVTLVEFLGNAGEGTCRNYNHHFLEQVVMVLDSVLTKIEEQEQLRDLFLKKDLDSLASILQVLQQGSTESKIASARILETIANDAESKLIIAGKENLLQELLKLISPENESSVIEAGLSCLIGISMSKRARLKLVQLGAIKSVAKLISGPNPSSIAEKSLKVMETMSSTKEGRSQICDDVACIAAIVQKILKVSSVATEHAVTILWSVCYLFRDQKAQDVVAKSNGLTKILLLMQSNCSPSVRQMSADMLKIFRVNSKSCLSSYDTKTTHIMPF, encoded by the coding sequence ATGGTGAGGGATGACTTGTACATAACGGTGCCGAGTTTCTTCAGGTGTCCGATCTCGCTGGACGTGATGAAATCACCGGTGAGTCTGTGCACCGGAGTTACTTACGATAGGTCTAGTATCCAGCGGTGGCTGGACAACGGTAACAACACGTGTCCGGCCACGATGCAAGTCCTTGACAGCAAGGAGGTCGTGCCCAACCGCACACTACAGCGCCTAATCGAGATCTGGTCTGACTCGGTCCGTAACGGCCGAGTCGACTCGACCGAGCCACGTCCTTCTGTACCCTCGCTAGACCAAGTGAAGGACCTAATCAAGGACCTCTCGAGCCAAACAGAAAACGACAGTTCCTTGGAATCCCTGTCGAAGATTCTTTGCTTCGCGAGAGAATCGGAGGAGAACCGAAAGTCTCTGGCGAGAATGGACGGCTTCATTGTCACGCTCGTTGAATTTCTTGGCAATGCCGGTGAAGGAACGTGTAGAAATTATAACCACCATTTTCTTGAACAAGTGGTTATGGTTTTGGACTCGGTACTGACCAAAATCGAAGAACAAGAGCAGCTGAGGGATTTGTTCTTGAAGAAGGACCTCGATTCCTTAGCCTCAATTCTTCAGGTTTTACAGCAAGGAAGCACAGAGTCGAAAATCGCATCGGCTAGGATATTGGAAACAATCGCGAACGACGCCGAATCGAAGCTCATAATCGCAGGAAAGGAAAACTTATTGCAGGAATTACTGAAACTAATATCTCCAGAAAACGAATCATCTGTAATCGAAGCAGGACTGTCATGCTTGATCGGAATCTCAATGTCGAAACGAGCGAGATTGAAACTGGTCCAACTCGGGGCAATAAAATCGGTGGCGAAACTGATTTCGGGTCCGAACCCGTCGTCGATAGCAGAAAAATCGCTGAAGGTGATGGAAACGATGTCGTCGACTAAAGAAGGTCGGTCGCAAATATGCGATGACGTGGCGTGCATAGCGGCAATAGTCCAGAAGATTCTGAAAGTATCGAGCGTAGCGACGGAGCACGCGGTGACGATACTGTGGAGCGTGTGTTACTTGTTCCGTGACCAAAAGGCACAAGACGTAGTAGCCAAATCCAATGGCTTAACCAAGATTTTGTTGCTAATGCAAAGCAATTGCTCGCCTTCTGTTCGCCAAATGTCTGCTGACATGCTCAAGATCTTTCGTGTCAATTCCAAGTCTTGCCTTTCTAGTTACGATACTAAAACCACGCATATCATGCCGTTTTGA
- the LOC142625195 gene encoding uncharacterized protein LOC142625195, translating to MGPFPTAARQLKFLVVGIDYITKWVEVEALATITEKNIRSFIWRNIICRYGIPRVLISDNGKQFDNKPFSKAVIPVEVRLTTYRVENHDENKDDKTMRLHLDLVVKVRATTEQRLARYQNLMANHYNSKIKHKDFQVGDLVLRRVIRAARDAS from the exons ATGGGCCCATTCCCAACTGCGGCAAGGCAATTGAAATTCTTAGTGGTCGGCATCGACTACAtcactaaatgggtggaagtaGAGGCCTTGGCCACTATCACGGAGAAGAATATCCGGAGCTTCATATGGAGGAATATCATTTGCAGGTATGGCATACCAAGGGTGCTTATTTCGGATAACGGAAAGCAATTTGACAACAAACCATTCAG CAAGGCAGTCATTCCAGTAGAAGTAAGGCTTACAACTTACAGGGTTGAGAACCACGACGAGAACAAAGATGACAAAACCATGCGCTTACATCTCGACCTCGTGGTCAAAGTCAGAGCAACGACCGAGCAAAGACTAGCACGGTACCAGAACCTCATGGCGAACCATTACAACTCTAAGATCAAGCACAAGGACTTCCAGGTTGGAGATCTTGTCTTGAGGAGAGTGATCAGAGCTGCAAGAGACGCCTCCTAA